DNA sequence from the Microvirga terrae genome:
GCTTCAACAACGAAACCGCCTTCAGCCGGACGTTCCGCGGAATGTTCGATATGTCGCCCCGGGAGGCGCGGGCTGAGGGCGCCTCGGCTCATCGGACAATCAAGCATCTTCGGCCTGGCTCGAATGGATCTGGCCAGCCAATTCTGGCCGAGTGGATCCAATATCTTCGGGTCTGATGGGTCCTACCTCCTTTGATCCTGCGCGTGAGATAAACGGCGCAAAGCTTGAGGCAAACTGCAAAGTATTTCCCCGCCCGATCCGCTAAACAGCTTGCAGGGTTAATCCGTTGCAAGGGGGCAGCCGCGATGACCGCAAAGATCATTCGGCGCCGGAGGGAACCATCCGGCAGCATCATCGAAGCCGTGTACAGTCCATCCCGGTTCTCCCAGCCGGAGGCGGCGAACGAGAACCGACGCCCTGCCTCCCCAGGCATGTCGCCGAGGGAAACCGAGATCATCACGCATCTGGCGACCGGCCAAAACCCGTCTGCCGTTGCGGATCTGTTGAAGATCGACGAGGCTGCCGTCAAGGAGCACATCAAGTCCGTTCTGCGCAAGTTGAAGACGAGAACAGCCCGGTCGCCATCAGATCGGCCCGTGAGCAAGTAAGTTGATCGAGACGCAACTGAGATACACCGCAGGACGACACTTCAATGATTTCGCTTCGCGGCCTGCTGACCAACGATCAAACATTATGAATGCCTGCAACGGGTCGATTTGGGTCTTTAAGCGCGACCGTGTGAAGGTCGGCTCGCGGTCGCGTTGCAGACGTTCTTCCCTGCCTGAGCCCAAGCGATCCAAAGGCGGCTGTTCCTCAGCGCACATGCCCGACCAAGGATCTTTCCCGGGCTCTGCCTCATTGGGAGACAAGACAGAGGAACAAAGCGAACGCCATGAGCGGCATGGGCACGGCGAAACCCTGGTTGAGGGCACTTACCCGAATCTCGGGCCTCATCGCTCGGCCTGTGCGTGAGGCGCAAGGCGAGAGCGGGGTGGTCCTCCAGCCCTACCGTGGGTATGGTTCCCCCACTGAGGTGTTCCTGATCGGCCGGGTGTTCCGCCAGTCGAAACCTTCCTCAGAGACCCGACGAGCCCCCCTCCTCGCTGATCTGCGCGATATCGGCCGACGCATCGCCCGCCGCGCCGTTCCCAATGCCGCCGGGACAGCCCGGTTCTACGGCGCGGAGGTACCCTTCACCACCGACCAGGATGGCTATTTTCGGGTTCATCTCTCCCCTGCCCTGTCGCTACCAGATGATCGTTTGTGGCACACGATGGATCTAGCTCTGGAGCAGCCCCAGACAGTTCAGGCGCAAGCGCAGATCTTCATCCCGCCGGCCAGCTGCCGGTACGTGGTCATCAGTGACATCGATGACACCGTCATGTACACCGGGGTCGCCAACAAGCTCAGGATGCTCTGGCGCCTGTTCGTCGAAGATGCCAAGAGCCGAGTGGCTTTTCCTGGGGTCGGCGCCTTGTACCGGGCCCTGCACGCCGGCACCTCAGGCCATCAGCAGAACCCCATGCTCTATGTCTCACGGGCGCCTTGGGGCATCTATGAGGTATTGGAGGAATTCTTTGACCGGCATGGAATTCCCGTTGGCCCAATCCTGTTCCTGCGCGAATGGGGTGTCTCGTGGACCAGCCCGCTGCCCCGCAAGGCCGAGGACCACAAGCGTGAGCTGATCCACAACATGCTGGCGCTCTACCGTGATCTGCCTTTCGTGCTGATCGGCGACAGCGGGCAGCATGATCCTGAGATCTACCGCCAGATCGTTGACGAGCATCCCGGCCGGGTGCTGGCGGTCTACATCCGCAATGTCTCCCGGGATCCCAAGAGGATCAGGGAGATCGAGGATCTCGCCAAGGTGGTAGCGGGGGCAGGCAGCAGCCTCGTCCTGGCGGCCGACAGCCTGGCGATGGCCGAGCACGCGGTTGGCCTTGGCCTGATTGCTCCAACGGCGCTCTCCGAGGTCCAGGATGAGAAAGCGGCCACCGCCGATACGGTGCGGCCGCCGGTGACCTATGGGATTCAGCGCCGCACTCCAGCCGCAACCGCTGATGCCGTGTCGCGGGGTGACCTGCAGCGTCTGGTCGAGACGGGATCGGAGGCCGTGCCGCCCAGCGTCGTCGTCGAGCCGGAGACGCGCCGGCCCCTCGACAAGGCTTGACGTGGCAGGGACCTTCCAGAACCAGGTGCATCGGGAACGGTCGACGGTGGAGGGTTCCGCCGCAAATCCGGAGCAGGGGCGGGAGAGAAGCAGGTCTTCATGACACGCTCATGCGGCGAGCATGTCAAACTGCTCTGAGAGTGATAGCTGCCGATTGTAGGCATACTTCGCCTGCTGCTTGCGCATCATGTGCACCGTCTCGATGCCGCCAAGGATCACACGGGCCGTGGCCGCGGATTGGAACCCGAGCATGGGTCGGACCCGGCGCTTGATTGCGCGATGATCCTGCTCAATCCGGTTATTCAAGTAGCGGCTCTGCCGGATGCGGATCGGGTTGAGCCGGCGCCTTGAGCAATCCTGCAGGCGGCTCTCTGCATCACACAACAGGATCGCTTCTTTGTTGGTCGGGCTGCCATCGATGACGATCCGCTCGGGTCGGCCATGCCGCTTCAGCGCCTTGCGCAGGAACCGCTTGGCGGCTGTGGGGTTTCGCCGTTCGCTGAACCAGAACTCCACCGTGTCCTCGTTGCTGTCGATGGCCCGGTACAAGTACATCCACCGTCCTCGGACCTTGATATAGGTTTCATCGATGTGCCACCTCCCCGTGACGGCGCGCTTCCGCTGGTTGAAGCGCTCCAGCAGCAGTGGCGCGTAATGCACGGTCCAGCGATGGATGGTCGCGTGATCGACAGTGATGCCACGCTCGGCCATCATCTCTTCCAAGTTTCGAAGGCTGAGATTGTAGGCCAGATACCACCGGACGCAGAGCAGGATCACTGAGCGATCGAAATGACGGCCTTTGAACATCTAAACCTCCGGAGCTTGCCGGAGGGATAGACAGAACCGAGTTACTGAACGGTTTGCGACGGAGCCTCTGAGCCGATGATCCCGCTCTGCAGGAAGTCTCCAGTGTGTCCGAGGCAGCCTTCAAGCGTGGGTTTGTAAAGGTCCGCTCACTGCGCACTCTTAGACCTTCAGCAGGCTGCTCGGTAGGCATAGCCTAACTGCTGGCTCTGCATGTTGTCGCTTTACCCGCTCGGGTCAGAGTGGCCCCCTTCCCTTTGATCCAGAACTCGACCTCGCCCTGCATATACCGGCCTCCGTCCGCAGACAGAGCCTGCGGGAGCGTCGTCTCAGCTGAGGATCCGGCATAGACGAGCTTCACTGATCCCGGTGCGGTGCTTGGGGGAGAGAACATGGCCTGAAGCTTTGTGCCATCGGCACAGGTGTAATGAACAGGTTTATGACCTTGGGCCACCGCTCCATGGGCGGTGCCTACCAAAAACAGCGCGGTCGATAGAGCCCAGCCGACGAGAGGGATCGAACGATTCATAAAACTTTCCCTTCTTTACCACCCGCCATCAGCAACGCCACATTGATGCAGTTTTACCATGCCGAACTGCCCTGTTGAAAGCATTCGAGTACATCCTGTTCCTGTCAGCCTTGTCCATTTAGGTGGCAATAGCGCAAGGATGACGGTTGGCTTTCATCCCATGCCTGTGCCAGCATTACCCATGTGAACGTCCATCTGAAAGTGGCGGAACCTTCATGAGGCTAATCGTATCACTTGTTTCAATGTCAATGTTCCTGATGCCTACTATTGCCCTGTCGGGGCAAGGCTTCGATGTGATTGTTCTCGGCGCTTTGGGCGGCATTCAAGACGGCAATCTCAGTTCCTACCTCATTCGGCCACACGGGGACCGCAACGCCATCGCCTGTGATGCCGGCAGTCTGATCAACGGGTTGAAGGTCGCTCAGGACAAGGGCGTCTTCAGAGACGTCAAAGTGCCTGACGGTTCGAGCGACAGCGTCATCGGGCACGTGTTGAAAAGCGAGATCAAAGGCTACCTGATCAGCCATGCTCACCTCGACCACGTGCAGGGGCTGGTGATCGCTTCACCCGATGACAGCAACAAGACCATCTATGGCCTGCCATCGGTGAGTGCGGAGATTGAACAGACCTACTTTAACTGGAAGGCTTGGCCCAACATGCTCGACCGTGGCCAGCCGCCGCAGCTGAAGAAGTATCGCCTCGAGGATCTAAAGCCTGGGGAGGCCAAAGAGCTGACCGGAACCAGGATGACCGTCACGGCCTTCCCGCTCAACCATGGGGGAGCCGAATCCACTGCCTTCCTCATCGAAAGTGGAGACGACGCCGTCCTGTGCTTTGGCGATACAGGCCCTGACGAGGTCCAGAAGGCTTCCAACATGCAGGAGATCTGGACGGCGACCGCCGACAAGGTCAGGCAGCGGATACTGAAGGCCATCATTCTGGAAGCGTCGTACACCAGCGACCGGCCCGACAATCTCCTGTTCGGACATCTGACGCCGAAATGGGTCCACAAGACGCTTCGGGCTCTGGATCAGAAGGCGGGGGGCAATGCCCTGAAAGGACTGCCGGTTGTCGTGAGCCACATCAAATACTCATTGACCATTGAGCAGCCTCAGGAGGCGATCCGCCAAGAGCTGGAGGCTGGCAACGATCTCGGTGTTCAGTTCATGATCCCGGAACAGGGTACGCTTTACCACTTCCAGTAAGGTGATGAACTTGCATCGCCTCAGCGCCACGCAGGGGCAGACCATCGCTTCACCCGTGCGTGCCCGCCGGGATCATCGTGTGCAGTCCCGTTCAAGCCGAATATCGGAGAAGGTCCTTGAGCGCCGGTTCCAAATCCGTGATCGGCTGGATTCGTGGCGGGAACTCCAGTGTCAGATCCTCCGGCCAAGCGATAATGTGGGTTCCAGCCTTAAGGGCGGCCTGGGCTCCGGTCGGACTGTCTTCGATGGCAATACACTGCTGCGGCTTAAGCCCGAGAAGCGTCGCCGCCCGCTCATAAGGCTCAGGGTCGGGCTTGCCGCGCACCACGTCATTGATCGATACCGAAACGAACCCGGGCGTTTCCAAGCCGAGTACCCGGATATTAGCGTTCACCACGATCCGGTCGGAATTCGACACAAGGGCCTGTCGGAGCCCCGCCTGCTCGAACAACCGCCAGGCCTCCGGTGCGCCGGGACGCGCTGCGATCTCTGCTGCATGGGCGGTGTAGTAGCTGTATTTGAGCCGGCGCCACTGATCGAAGCTCATCGACAAGCCGAAGGTCTGCCGGCACTTCTCGTAGACGACCTTCGCGGCCTGGCCGACGATCTCATGATGAAACTCATCGGGCACCTCCACCCCCTCGGTTGCCAGGGCATGGCGAAGGGCACGAAAGTGCATGTCCTCGCTCAGGAGCAGGGTGCCATCGATATCCCACAGCACGGCACGAAACGGATGCTGTCCTGGCCTGGTCCCGTGTGGGTGATCGTTCGTCATAGGATCAGCTCCATCGTAGCCCTGGATTGAGGAAGACGCATGGGCCGTCTCGTGGCTGGACCCAAACAGCTCCAAGCGTCAGGTCAAGAGGTATGGGCGCTCACCTATTCGTTTCAATGATCCCGTCGCGTCTTCAGGCCACATTTTAGTCCTCCTGAGGGCCAACCATCCCGACGCGGCTGCAGTTTAGGCCTGGCGTGGAGGGTCTGATGCTGGATCTGGTGATTGGCGCAAGGCGCAAGGATCTCGGCGGCTTCGAGGTTGGTCGGGTGCTGCCGTTCATGCGGCGGCGCATGGTCGGGGCCGGTTATCTTCTTCGACCATATGGGCCCCGTAGATCTGCCGCCCCATGTACCTCGGACGACCGACATGCGCCCGCGCCCCCACATCGGCCTCTCAACCGTCACCTACCTGTTCAATGGCGAGATCATGCACTGGGACAGCACGGGGGCGCAGCAGGCCATCCGGCCCGGCGCCGTGAACTGGATGACGGCCGGCAGCGGCATCAGCCACTCCGAGCGGTTCGACGGCCCCATCCGGCAGAGCGGCGGGCGGGTGCACGGCATCCAAGCCTGGGTGGCTCTGCCGGATGCCCAGAAGGAAATGGAGCCGGACTTCATCCATCATGGCGCGGAGGACCTCCGGGTATTCGGTGAGCCTGGTGTCACGGCTCGGCTGATTGCCGGACGGGCCTTTGGACTGACCAACCCGGTCAGGGCACTACATCCTGTGGCTTGACAGGTCAGCGCGACAGAGCCCGGTAGATTCTATCGTCATTCCGGCACTCCAGCCTTTTTCAAACCTTCAATAAACAGCTCGCAGTGAGCATAAGCCCCCAGATTCGCGCGGAGGCGACTTACGGTGATTGGGGGGCCAATCTGGTTACGTTGCTGGATATGTGCCTGTGCCTCCTCGACAAGGCCTAGATGCCCACAGCAGCTGATCAGCGCGTTGTGATGTCCCGGGAATTCCGGGAAAGCCACGACCGAACGGCGCAGGAAAGACAGAGCTTCCGAGAAGCGGCGGTCTCCGAGCAGGGTCAGGCCATGGAATGCCACGTAGATCCCGGCAAACGTATCCAACGGACTCATCCGTACGGCCTTTCCTGTCTCGTTGACTGCCTCGGCAAAGGAGCCAGCCCTGAGAAGGGCCACGCCATACATGGTTCGTCCAAGCGCCCAGCTCGGATTGATCTCGAGAGCCCCCTTCATCTGCTCCAAAGCGCGATCGTGGTGACCCATCGTGCTCAAGCTGAAGCCATAGCTCATCATGGCCCAAGGCTCGCTCGGATCAATGGCTAAAGCACGCTTGGCAAGATCGGTCATCTCCCGAAAGCCTTCCTCCCTTGGACGCCAGTAGCAGAAGGTTTCCCACCATACTGCCCAACTGAGAATAGCGTAAGCTCTCGCATAACTCGGCTCACGAGTGATGGCGCGTCGAAGAAGGATCTGCGCCTCTTCGTTCGATTTGCTTTGAGCCTTGTTGATCAAGGTGAGGGCTGACACGACCAGGCCCCAGGTATTGACACTTTCAGGCGGCTTGTTCTGGGCTCTGTAACCCTCCTCGGCATAGAGATGAGGTTCGATTGCAGCTACAACATTCCCGGTGATCTCATCCTGGACGGCGAAGACATCTTCCAGCAGCCTGTCGTAGCGCTCTGCCCAAATATGCTTTCCGTTTGCGGCATCGATGAGCTGCCCTGTGATGCGAATGCGACTGCCAGACGCTCTTACACTGCCTTCAAGGATATATCGGACACCAAGCTCGCGGGCGACCTGACGGACGTCGATTGCCTTGCCCTTGTAGACGAAGGTGGAGTTGCGCGAGATAACGAGCAGCCAGCGCAGACGCGAAAGTGCGGTAATGATGTCCTCGGCCATCCCATCCGCGAAGAATTCCTGCTGTGGATCGCCGCTCATGTTGTTGAAGGGCAATACCGCGATGGATGGCTGGTCTGGCAGTGTGAGCGGCCGGCCTGAGATCGCTCCAGGCAATGGCGCCATCTTAGTCACGTTAGTCACGGCCGAGAGCCTGAAGATCCTCACAGCTCGTGCTATGTTCTTGACCTGTTGCTCACCCTGATCCTCAAAAGAGTACGGCAGTTTATCTCTGACCTCGTCGTAGACTTTGCCAGAGACGCAAAGGCCCCCGGGCTCAGCCAGATGCTCCAGGCGTGCTGCCACATTCACTCCATCACCGTAGATATCGCCATCGCTTTCGATGATGATGTCTCCGAGATTGATGCCGATGCGGAGTTGAAGGGCCGGAGCACCACCATCGGCGGCCTCAGAAGCGAGAGCCGCCTGAACTTCCACAGCACAACGAACCGCCTCCACAGGACTTGAGAACTCAACCAGGAAGCCGTCGCCGGTTGTTTTTACCACGCGCCCCTGATGATCCCTCACCGTCGGCTCAATGACCTTCTGACGAAGTTTCTTGATCCTGGCGAGGGTGCCTTCCTCATCTTGGCCCATGAGAGCGGAGAAGCCTGCTATGTCAGCCGCGAGAATTGCTGCGAGGCGCCTCTGCACCTTCTGACCGCTTGGACTGGTCATCTCACCCCCGGGATACAGCTGTCGAGGAGCAATGGTGCTTCGGTCAGCACGCTTCGTCCAGAGGCATTATTGCGGCAACGCTTCAGGTATGAAAGCCAAGCTTCTGGATGTGCCACGATCCACCGCCACTGCTCTCAAAGTTCGTTGCGGGAACGCAACAATGCAGAAGCTGCGCGGCTGGGTCATGCTGGAAGAGACGTTCGCAATTCAGCGAGCATAAGGATGATCCTTGGGGCAGCCAGTGAGAGATTCTCCTTCGCTGGGCTATGATCAAGTCCATCAACGACAGGGCAATGAGACCCAGGTCACGCGCAACATTATTGCTCTGATTTTCTTATATTCCCTGGAGCATCACAGCACGTCGCCCAATCCGATGTGGTAACCTCCATTCATCGGGTGCAGGAGGATGGCCCATGTCATTTGCGACCCGCCGGCTCGGCACGCTTCCGGATGCGCTCGCTCCCGATGGGTCCGAGGTGCGGGTCCTGTGCAGCACGAGCCGGGGCAGCCTGGCGCATTTCACGCTGCCGCTGCAGGCGGTCTCGAAAGCCATGACACACCGGAGCGTCGAGGAGGTCTGGTACTTCGTCTCCGGCTAGGGGCAGATGTGGCGCCGCTGGCATGACCGGGAAGAGATCGTCGATGTCGAGCTTGGGGTCGCCATCACGGTCCCGGTTGGAGCCCACTTCCAGTTTCGCTCGCTTTCGCCCGAACCCCTGGAGGCGGTGGGAACCACCATGCCGCCGTGGCCGGGTGACGAGGAGGCAGTTGCCGTCGACGGGGTTTGGGACCCGACCGTGTGATGGGCTGTGGATTGATCACAAGCCGGCCCGCGGCTCCTCGTGTGCCCCTACTTCCGCCCGATGGCCGCCGAGTAGGGGCCCTGCAGTGGCTGGATCCGCACGTCCTGGAAGCCGGCCTCCTCCATCCAGGTGCGACAGTCCGCACCGGTGTAGTCGAAGCCGGCCGGGGTCTCGATCAGCATGTTCAGGCTCATCAGCAGGCCGAACGCATTCTCGCGCCGTGCGTCGTCGATCATGGCGTCGTAAACGATGAGCGCCCCGTCGCTGCGCAGTGCCTCGTGGGCTTTCCGGAGAAGGAGCTTCTTTTCCTCGAGGCTCCAGTCGTGGAGGATGTGGCCCATCACCAGCACATCGACACCCGGAAGCGGATCTTTGAAGAAGTCGCCAGTCTGGAAGGTTAAGCGTCCATCGAGACCCTGCTGGGCCACATACCGCTCAAACACCGGCTGCACAGCAGCCAGATCGAAGCCGATGCCCCTCAAGTGAGGGTGAGCGCGGGCAATCTCCACGGTCAGGCCGCCTTGAGCGCAGCCAATGTCGGCAAAGGTGCGAACTTCGCTCCAGGGGAAAGCGCCTGCGATCGCACGGGCGGTTGGCAGGCTTAAGCCGGTCATCGCACCCAGGAAGAGCTCCAAGCGGGCGGGCTCCGCATAGACCGCGGCGAACAGGTCGGGCTCCCCGTGCCGGGTTTCGTTCTGCGGCAGTCCGGTTCTGAGCGCCTCGGTGAGATTGCCCCAGAACCGGTAGAGCCGCCCGTTCATCATCTCGAGAATGCCGCCGACATACGAGGGTTTGTGGCGGTCGAGGTAGAGGTCAGTTTCGGGTGTGTTCGTGTAGCGTCCGTCTGGGCCCCGCTGGAGCAGGCCCAGCGCCACCAGCGCGTCCAGAAAGTCGCGGGTGCTGCGCTCGTGCAAACCCAAGGCGTCTTGGACCTCTGCCACATCCATCGGTCCATTCTCGGCGAGCTTCGTGAAAAGCCCTAGCTCCACAGCACTGAGCAGCGTCTTGGAGGCCCAGAAGGCGCTGCCAAGCTGGAGGATCGTCTCGGGAGAGAGAGCGATTGTTTGTGTCATGGCATGGTTCCTCCGCTAGAGGCGTTTGCGGTGAGTGACGAACAAGGCTTCCTCCGGAAGCGACCTGGATTTCCCGGGAGGCGGAGAGCGGATCGACACCGCACCTGAGCACCACGATGATGCAGCAGCGCCAGCAGGATACGACTGCAATCAGGTGTTACCTCGCTGGCGGACGCATCAAGCCGGGATGTCGGCCATGGTGGCCCGCAGGCGCCGATCGTAGGCACTGGCCAGATCGTGCAACGCCGCAATGTTATCTCCGACATACGAAGAACCGTGCATCAGGGCCAGGGTGCGTGGGGCCAGATCCGCCAGTCGGCGAACCGTCGGCGCAATGCTCGGGCCAAGGCTCGTGTCGTAGAAGATGTCTTCCGCCGCGAGTGCCGGACCCACGATGTCGCTCTTGGTGACTGCGGGACCGTTGCCGAGATGCGTGAAGAGATCACCACAGAACAGCGTTCTGGTTGTCTCCTCGTAGATTACTCCGGCATCCCAGCCGTGCGGCACATGGGGTGTGTCAATGTAGCGGATCTGCTTGCCACCGATGTCGATCACCTCGCCATTCGACAGCACCCGCGGCGGCCGATCGGCCATGTCGTTCAACGACACGAGGCAGCCTGTCATTCCGTGTGCGACCTGAGAGTTGGGGGCGACAGCCAGCCATTCGTTCATGGCGCCGCACTCGTCGGCCTCGTAGTGGCCGAAGGTGATCCAGCGCAGACCCTCCACCGGCATGAGCCGGGACACCGCTTCCGACACCAGCGGGAACATGCGCCGGAAGCCGGCGTGGAAGAGCATCGGCTCGTCGCCGAGGATGAGGAACTGATTGAAGGTGAAGCCGGCTGGCGGCACGATGTCGGGCACGTAGGTCGAGAGGCGGTAGATGCGGTCACCGATCTCATCAATGCGGGTTTCCATCGGACTGCTCCCAGGTCTGCCCTCAGCGCCAGCAGGGATTAGATCCGGCATTCCGTCCGGAAATGCGGCAATTCCTATCGGTTCCAGGCACCTTTCGGCTCGGCCAGTTTCGGGTCGTGGCATCGGCCGCAACAGGGTATGATCCGGCTGACACGTCACCTTGCGCTATTCCATCGGGAGGAGAAGATGTCCCGTCGCAAGCACCAACGTCGTCTGGAAGAGCATTTCCGTAATCGGCTTGCCCCATGGCTGGCTGGATCCGCGGGCGTGTGCGTCCTGCTGATGCTGGCCATCTACGTCGCCACCATGCCCTTGTAAGCCCGTACAGCTTGAGCAGGCCCAAGCCCTATGTTTGGGGTTCACCGAAGCCGCGCCTGCCAGTCGCGATTATTGCATCGCTGGCCTGATGGCATCGCTCAGGCCCGGCATGTTCCCGCCTCGCGCTATGCCCTGCCGGCTGGGGCACTGGCCCAGGATGGCGATCTCAAATACGCAGATCGCTGGGTGGCTGGCTCATCCGATCAGGCTTTCATTCGCGGAATCCGCGCCAGCCAGGTCACTGAGGCGAAGGCGCCAATCCAGGAGCCAAGGGCTGCGAAGGCGACGTAGACCGCCTGCTCAGTATAGCTGATCACCGCGAACGCCGAGAGCAGGTACCAGATGGCGCTCCAGTTCGCTGCTCTGACTCGATGCCGGGCTATCACGGCTGCGTTGAAGAACACGTAGGCCGCATCGGTCGTCGCGGTCGCCAGGACAACACCCAGGGCAATCAGCGGATCAATCTGGAAAGTCATGGCCAATCCTCCTGGCCGGGATCATGTTGGATCCTGCCAATGCAATCGACAGGCCCGCTCGCACCACCGAAGAGGAGTCCTTGGGATCTCGTCCGAGAACGGCCGTCTGGTGCAGGATCCGACCGTCAGTTCAAGCGCTTGATCCGGTCCAGAGGAACTGGCGCAATTGGGTACTGTCAAGTTGGCAAGATCCGGGGCCTATGGCAGGGTCTCGGACATGAGCACAACGTCCAGTCCTTACCGCGGCTACCGCTTCCCGGCCGAGATCATCAATCAGGCCGTCTGGTTGTATCACTGCTTCAGCCTGAGTTTGCGGGAGGTTGAGCTGATCCTCGCGGCGCGAGGGGTCGTGGTCAGCTACGAGACGATCCGCGAGTGGAGCCTGCGCTTCGGGCGGACCTACGCCAACAGTCTCAAGCGGCGCCGACCGAAGCCCGACGACAAATGGTTCTTGGATGAGGTGTTCGTGCGCATCCGCGGCAAGCTGCACTACCTCTGGCGAGCCGTTGATCAGCACGGCAATGTGCTCGACGTGCTGGTCCAGAGCCGCCGCAACAAGAAGGCGGCCATGCGGTTCTTCCGCAAGCTGCTGAAGGGCTTGTGCTACGTGCCACGAGTGATCGTGACGGATAAACTCGGATCCTATGGGGCAGCAAAACGTGAGATCCTGCCGGGCGTCGAACACCGTCGGAGCCGATACCTGAACAACCGCTGTGAGGTCTCGCACCAATCCACCCGACGGCCGGAGCGCCACATGCGGCGGTTCAAGTCAGTCCGGCAGGCTCAGCAGTTTCTCGCCACCCACACCCCGATCCACAATCATTTCCAGCTCCGCCGTCACCGTCTTTCCGCCAGTGAGTACCGGACTGCGCGGGATCGCGCCTTCACTACGTGGCGCGATGCGACTGGTACTGCCCTCGTCGGCTGATTTGGGCTGACATGATGGCTATGTCGGCGCCAGCTGCGCCGACTTCGCGCCAAGTTGACAGTACCGTTCCGACAAGGCAACGCCGATCTGTTGTACCAATTCCGCGATGAAGCCGGTGCTCTCCCAGGCATAGATGGAAACCATGATCGGGGCCTCTTCGCCGAATTGCGCATAAGGCCTGACGTGGCGCCCGAGCGTCGCGGCAACCGGGAGAAGCGTTATGCCAAGGCCGCCCTCGACGGCGACGAGCACGTTGTTGAGGCTGCTGCCAGAAAAGGCGATGTACCAATGGCGGCGCTCACGCTCGATGCGGTCGAACATGGTCTCACGGTACAGGCCACCAAGAGGGAAGGTTACGAGGGGGACAGGGTCCGGCCAAGCATCAGGAGCATCCTTGCTCTCGAACCAGCCTGTGGCTTCGGGGAAGCTTGCCCGGCAATCGTTGCTGGGTGCCGGCTCCTTGACGACAACGATGTCGAACTCGCCGCCACGGTAGCGCCGGGTCAAGTCGCGGCTCAGCCCGGCGCTGACGTCGAGACGGATCTCTTGGTGGCGCTTGGAGAACTCGCCGAAAAGTCGGGCCATGGGACGGCTGAAGACATCTTCCGGAAGCCCGATATGAATGGGCGTTGTGCCGGCCGGATTGCCCAGTGCCGCCGTCGCCTCGCTCTGGAGCGCCATGATCCGACGGGCATATCCAAGGAGGCGTTCGCCTGCGGCGGAGGGGCGAATGGGGCGTGCGTCCCGATCCACCAAGGTCTGCCCAACGGCTTCCTCGAGCCGGGCGAGCTGCTGACTTAAGGTCGACTGGGTCATGTGCAGGCGCTCAGCTGCCCGGGTAAAGCCTCCGGCTTCGGTGATTGCGATAAAGGTCCGCAGCAGGCGTGGGTCGAGCATCAGCGACTCGCTGGATCACTGCAATCACTATTCAATAAACCAATAATCTCCATCTGAACATTTAATTTCCAGATGGAGTAAGCTGGCACTATTCTCCCGACATTGCAGTAAGGAGTGCTTGGCGGTGTGAGCGGATCTCCTCGTGGGCGGTGCGACGATCGACAGCCTTATAA
Encoded proteins:
- a CDS encoding methyltransferase; amino-acid sequence: MTQTIALSPETILQLGSAFWASKTLLSAVELGLFTKLAENGPMDVAEVQDALGLHERSTRDFLDALVALGLLQRGPDGRYTNTPETDLYLDRHKPSYVGGILEMMNGRLYRFWGNLTEALRTGLPQNETRHGEPDLFAAVYAEPARLELFLGAMTGLSLPTARAIAGAFPWSEVRTFADIGCAQGGLTVEIARAHPHLRGIGFDLAAVQPVFERYVAQQGLDGRLTFQTGDFFKDPLPGVDVLVMGHILHDWSLEEKKLLLRKAHEALRSDGALIVYDAMIDDARRENAFGLLMSLNMLIETPAGFDYTGADCRTWMEEAGFQDVRIQPLQGPYSAAIGRK
- a CDS encoding MBL fold metallo-hydrolase — translated: METRIDEIGDRIYRLSTYVPDIVPPAGFTFNQFLILGDEPMLFHAGFRRMFPLVSEAVSRLMPVEGLRWITFGHYEADECGAMNEWLAVAPNSQVAHGMTGCLVSLNDMADRPPRVLSNGEVIDIGGKQIRYIDTPHVPHGWDAGVIYEETTRTLFCGDLFTHLGNGPAVTKSDIVGPALAAEDIFYDTSLGPSIAPTVRRLADLAPRTLALMHGSSYVGDNIAALHDLASAYDRRLRATMADIPA
- a CDS encoding IS6 family transposase, which gives rise to MSTTSSPYRGYRFPAEIINQAVWLYHCFSLSLREVELILAARGVVVSYETIREWSLRFGRTYANSLKRRRPKPDDKWFLDEVFVRIRGKLHYLWRAVDQHGNVLDVLVQSRRNKKAAMRFFRKLLKGLCYVPRVIVTDKLGSYGAAKREILPGVEHRRSRYLNNRCEVSHQSTRRPERHMRRFKSVRQAQQFLATHTPIHNHFQLRRHRLSASEYRTARDRAFTTWRDATGTALVG
- a CDS encoding LysR family transcriptional regulator; this translates as MLDPRLLRTFIAITEAGGFTRAAERLHMTQSTLSQQLARLEEAVGQTLVDRDARPIRPSAAGERLLGYARRIMALQSEATAALGNPAGTTPIHIGLPEDVFSRPMARLFGEFSKRHQEIRLDVSAGLSRDLTRRYRGGEFDIVVVKEPAPSNDCRASFPEATGWFESKDAPDAWPDPVPLVTFPLGGLYRETMFDRIERERRHWYIAFSGSSLNNVLVAVEGGLGITLLPVAATLGRHVRPYAQFGEEAPIMVSIYAWESTGFIAELVQQIGVALSERYCQLGAKSAQLAPT